From the genome of Clostridia bacterium, one region includes:
- a CDS encoding zinc ribbon domain-containing protein — NRGGLKKSVYEILESEANIFASEILSPYQVLICLNWTNYKSIQIHCGLSTAAAKTRASQIFDLMLNNVYIDENCVLYQNFYEFIHTKHCPQCGYFFVSKNAKYCPICGNKKLIWGEGCMKYKGIATDENGMALICPKCGNEEVNKGDKYCKICGAYLIQMCTNESCKYKPANNARYCPKCGSITTFFEQDFLIPWEKEKKELEAQNKKLRNKIEDADVDLDFNFEEIDSKEPVPF, encoded by the coding sequence TAATAGAGGAGGATTAAAGAAAAGTGTATATGAAATACTTGAATCAGAAGCTAATATATTCGCTTCAGAAATTCTTAGCCCTTATCAAGTGCTAATATGCCTTAATTGGACAAATTATAAATCGATTCAAATACACTGTGGTTTATCAACGGCCGCGGCTAAAACAAGAGCATCCCAAATATTCGATTTAATGTTAAATAATGTTTATATTGATGAAAACTGTGTTTTATATCAAAATTTCTATGAATTTATTCATACGAAACATTGTCCGCAATGTGGTTATTTTTTTGTTTCAAAAAATGCAAAATACTGTCCAATATGCGGAAATAAAAAATTAATTTGGGGTGAAGGATGTATGAAATATAAAGGGATAGCAACAGATGAAAATGGTATGGCTTTAATATGCCCAAAGTGTGGAAACGAAGAAGTAAACAAGGGAGATAAATATTGTAAAATCTGTGGAGCCTATTTAATTCAAATGTGTACAAATGAAAGTTGCAAATATAAGCCTGCTAATAATGCACGGTATTGTCCTAAGTGCGGTAGTATAACAACATTTTTTGAACAAGATTTTTTAATACCTTGGGAAAAAGAGAAAAAAGAATTAGAAGCCCAAAATAAAAAATTGAGGAACAAAATTGAAGATGCTGATGTAGACCTCGATTTTAATTTTGAAGAAATAGATTCTAAAGAACCAGTACCATTTTAA